A stretch of DNA from Aurantiacibacter atlanticus:
CGTCACGCCGTCGACCGGCATGCGCGAGGGCACGGAAACTGCAAACTGGGTGGAGGTCACTTCACCGGTAGCCGTCATCGTGCCGCCGTTCTCAATGCCTTCCCAGCTGGCAAACAGCTCGGTGAATTCATTGTCGAGACCGCCCTGAGAAACATTGTTGACGGGGATTGTACCGCTGACGTCACGGGTTTCAGCCATTGCCGGAGTTGCCATTAGTGCGGCCGCGGCAGCCACGAGGCTAGTGATCTTGGCGAACATACGATCCCTTTTTCTTTTTTTTCAAACGCTTGCGCGCTTGCTTCTTAACCGCGCACATACCGTCCGTGGCGTCGCGGAAAAATTCTGTGAAACGTCGGAACCCCCCGCCGTCTCTTGAGTTTGATGTATGCGGTTAAAAGTTAACTACACAATACCAGCGCAGCTATCGCGCGGCAGACTGGCTGCAAGATGCGCCGAGTCGTTGAAACACCGCTTTATCGCACCCTCAGAAAATTCCGATTGCTGCCGATTCCGGGCAGATTTTCATGGATTTGCACGATTTTACCGTGTCGCACCGTGAATCTAATGGAATAGCTTGATCCCGGCGAAGCGTGGCAGTTTCCGGCGTCAAGGGCGGTGCGAAAGCTCGCGAATCGCAGCCACACGTCACAGGTGCCCAAAAGGGTTGAGCGGGGCCGAAAAGGTTTGAAGGCGTCTTTACAGCGCCTTTGCGGCTGCCAGCACTTCTTCGGCATGGCCCTTTACCTTCACCTTGCGCCACACTTGCACAATTCGGCCTTCCGCGTCGATCAGATATGTGGTGCGTTCCATGCCCATATATTTGCGGCCATACATGTTCTTTTCCACCCAGATTCCCAGCGCCTCCGCAATGCCATCGTCATCTGCATCGGATGCGAGCGGCGCTGCGAGGGAATGTTTGGCAATGAATTTCTCATGCTTTTTGGGTGGATCCTTGCTCACCCCCAACAGCTCTGTTTCGGCTGCGTCGAAAGCGGATTTCATCGCAGTGAAGTCCTTGTTCTCGGTGGTGCAGCCAGGGGTATCGTCTTTCGGATAGAAGAACATGACCAGCTTCCTCCCCTTAAAATCAGAAGGTTTCACGCTGTCGCCATCAGGCGTCTGCATGGCAATATCGGGCATCTTGTCCCCGGTATCGGGCCTCTCGCTCATCATTCTATCTCCAGTTCGTCACCAAAATGGGCGCGCCATTGTGCTGCAATATTGCGCCGCGATTCGTACAAGGATGCAACCAGTTGCGGATAGGTTTCGTGTCCGCAAGCCTTCGCCATCACGGCGCGGGTCGATTCCAGCGGCTCGCTCCCATCGGGGGCGAACAGCCTTTCGGCCACGAGGAAACGCGTAAGCGCAAGGTGATCATCGACATGGCTCGCCGGCAACAGGCCTGCATCGGCCAGCGTGCGAAGCGCCTTTTCCAGCGCCGGCTCCAGCGCAATACGTTCACGCAATTGCAGGTAATGGATGAGAAATTCAGAATCCATAAGCCCGCCGCGCAGCAGCTTCACATCGAGCGGCCCTTGCGGCGGCTTCGCCTTCACCACTCCCGCCCGCATCGTCAGCACATCATCGCGCAGCTTTGCCGCATCGCGCGGGGCAGTCAGCACATCGCGGACGATGCCCGCCAATGCATCACGCGCGCCATCAGAGCCATAGATCGGACGTGCGCGGGCGAGCGCC
This window harbors:
- a CDS encoding peroxiredoxin; translation: MSERPDTGDKMPDIAMQTPDGDSVKPSDFKGRKLVMFFYPKDDTPGCTTENKDFTAMKSAFDAAETELLGVSKDPPKKHEKFIAKHSLAAPLASDADDDGIAEALGIWVEKNMYGRKYMGMERTTYLIDAEGRIVQVWRKVKVKGHAEEVLAAAKAL